A portion of the Lolium rigidum isolate FL_2022 chromosome 1, APGP_CSIRO_Lrig_0.1, whole genome shotgun sequence genome contains these proteins:
- the LOC124701330 gene encoding probable protein phosphatase 2C 58 — MGVYLSTPKTEKLSEDGENDQLKFGLSSMQGWRASMEDAHSALLDLDKDTSFFGVFDGHGGKVVAKFCSKYLHREVLKSEGYAAGDLGTAVHRAFFRMDEMMRGQRGWRELQALGDKMNQFTGMIEGLIWSPRGSDSNVQHDDWAFEEGPHSDFSGPTCGCTACVAILRNSKLVVANAGDSRCVISRNGQAYNLSRDHKPELEAERERIIKAGGYIQMGRVNGTINLSRAIGDMEFKQNKFLSPDKQMLTANPDINTVELCEDDDFLVLACDGIWDCMSSQQLVDFIHEHINTESSLSAVCEKVLDRCLAPSTLGGEGCDNMTMILVQFKKPIYHGNDGSAGEQSADKNINADEQSATEDRNAGARGQSPGDMEGL, encoded by the exons ATGGGAGTTTACCTTAGTACCCCCAAAACTGAGAAACTATCTGAAGATGGTGAGAATGATCAACTTAAATTTGGACTTTCATCTATGCAAGGGTGGCGTGCAAGTATGGAAGATGCT CATTCAGCTTTGCTAGATCTTGACAAGGACACATCATTCTTCGGTGTTTTCGATGGACATGGAG GAAAAGTGGTTGCCAAATTCTGCTCAAAATATCTACACAGAGAAGTTCTCAAAAGTGAAGGCTATGCAGCTGGTGACCTGGGCACTGCTGTCCATAGAGCTTTCTTCAG AATGGATGAGATGATGCGGGGTCAAAGAGGCTGGCGGGAACTACAGGCACTTGGAGATAAGATGAACCAGTTtactggcatgatagaaggattgatCTGGTCTCCAAGAGGCAGCGATTCAAATGTTCAACATGATGATTGGGCTTTTGAGGAG GGACCTCACTCGGATTTTAGCGGGCCAACCTGTGGGTGCACAGCCTGTGTTGCAATACTAAGAAATAGTAAACTTGTGGTGGCAAATGCCGGAGATTCCCGCTGTGTTATCTCAAGGAACGGCCAG GCATACAATTTATCAAGAGACCACAAACCAGAGCTTGAAGCGGAGAGAGAACGAATAATAAAAGCAGGGGGTTACATCCAAATGGGACGAGTAAATGGAACAATAAACTTGTCAAGAGCAATTG GAGATATGGAATTCAAACAGAATAAATTCTTGTCTCCTGATAAGCAAATGTTGACAGCAAACCCAGACATCAACACT GTGGAGCTTTGTGAGGATGACGACTTTCTTGTTTTAGCATGTGATGGCATTTG GGACTGCATGTCTAGCCAACAGCTGGTCGATTTCATCCACGAGCACATAAACACA GAGAGCAGCCTTTCTGCAGTGTGTGAAAAGGTGCTCGATAGATGCCTGGCTCCATCAACATTAGGTGGAGAAGGATGCGACAACATGACAATGATCCTAGTGCAGTTCAAGAAGCCAATTTACCATGGCAATGATGGCAGTGCTGGTGAACAGTCAGCGGACAAGAATATCAATGCTGATGAACAATCAGCTACTGAGGATAGGAATGCCGGTGCTAGAGGGCAGTCACCTGGTGACATGGAAGGGTTGTGA
- the LOC124684548 gene encoding uncharacterized protein LOC124684548, translated as MESGGSKEEVPAAAKAQSFGVSVQEWFQHVKASVVGVVRKATARSEQEAAEADMRVAKEQVEATDEAEAKKKQLGA; from the coding sequence ATGGAGAGCGGTGGAAGCAAGGAGGAGGTGCCGGCGGCGGCCAAGGCGCAGAGTTTCGGCGTGTCCGTGCAGGAGTGGTTTCAGCACGTGAAGGCTAGCGTGGTGGGCGTGGtgcggaaggcgacggcgaggagcgagcaggaggcggcggaggcggacatGCGGGTGGCCAAGGAGCAGGTGGAGGCCACCGACGAGGCCGAGGCCAAGAAGAAACAGCTCGGCGCCTGA